In one window of Nicotiana tabacum cultivar K326 chromosome 12, ASM71507v2, whole genome shotgun sequence DNA:
- the LOC107761969 gene encoding uncharacterized protein LOC107761969 isoform X3 gives MAVIPTVTVTSTGARLLSLPRTLSTAAITASSSLSSLCYLNQGYYPLQRRRILPARKLAIRAARTESKGVSLGFRAPNFELTEPLTGKVWKLDDFEPYPALLVMFICNHCPFVIHLKKDIVKLSNFYMKKGLAVVAISSNSVVTHPQSQEVAKDFGAVCTPEFFLFKKDGRRPFELVYHGQFDDSRPSNNVPITGRDLSLAIDCVLSGQPVSSNQKPSIGCSIKWHPGAKQ, from the exons ATGGCGGTTATTCCAACGGTCACCGTGACATCAACCGGCGCACGTTTACTATCGCTCCCGCGCACGTTATCCACCGCCGCTATAACTGCTTCTTCTTCTCTGTCCTCGCTCTGCTACTTGAATCAGGGCTATTATCCTCTGCAACGCCGGAGAATTCTGCCGGCGAGGAAGCTAGCGATACGAGCTGCAAGAACAGAGTCCAAAGGCGTCTCTCTTGGTTTCAGAGCTCCCAATTTTGAG CTTACGGAGCCGCTCACTGGAAAAGTTTGGAAGCTTGATGATTTTGAGCCATATCCTGCATTGCTG GTTATGTTCATCTGCAACCATTGTCCATTTGTCATACAtttgaagaaggatattgttaaactttcaaatttctacatGAAG AAAGGGCTTGCGGTGGTAGCAATATCTTCAAACTCTGTAGTTACACATCCACAG TCACAAGAAGTTGCAAAAGACTTTGGGGCTGTTTGTACACCAGAATTTTTCCTGTTCAAAAAG GATGGCAGAAGGCCCTTTGAGCTAGTGTATCATGGCCAATTTGATGATTCAAGGCCAAGTAACAATGTGCCTATCACAGGAAG AGACTTGAGCCTAGCAATAGATTGCGTGCTTAGTGGCCAGCCAGTTTCATCCAATCAAAAACCCAG CATTGGATGCAGCATAAAATGGCATCCAGGGGCAAAGCAGTAA
- the LOC107761969 gene encoding uncharacterized protein LOC107761969 isoform X2 gives MAVIPTVTVTSTGARLLSLPRTLSTAAITASSSLSSLCYLNQGYYPLQRRRILPARKLAIRAARTESKGVSLGFRAPNFEVMFICNHCPFVIHLKKDIVKLSNFYMKKGLAVVAISSNSVVTHPQDGPEFMVEDAKLFKYPFPYLYDESQEVAKDFGAVCTPEFFLFKKDGRRPFELVYHGQFDDSRPSNNVPITGRDLSLAIDCVLSGQPVSSNQKPSIGCSIKWHPGAKQ, from the exons ATGGCGGTTATTCCAACGGTCACCGTGACATCAACCGGCGCACGTTTACTATCGCTCCCGCGCACGTTATCCACCGCCGCTATAACTGCTTCTTCTTCTCTGTCCTCGCTCTGCTACTTGAATCAGGGCTATTATCCTCTGCAACGCCGGAGAATTCTGCCGGCGAGGAAGCTAGCGATACGAGCTGCAAGAACAGAGTCCAAAGGCGTCTCTCTTGGTTTCAGAGCTCCCAATTTTGAG GTTATGTTCATCTGCAACCATTGTCCATTTGTCATACAtttgaagaaggatattgttaaactttcaaatttctacatGAAG AAAGGGCTTGCGGTGGTAGCAATATCTTCAAACTCTGTAGTTACACATCCACAG GATGGACCTGAATTCATGGTAGAAGACGCTAAGCTCTTCAAATATCCTTTCCCTTATCTTTATGATGAG TCACAAGAAGTTGCAAAAGACTTTGGGGCTGTTTGTACACCAGAATTTTTCCTGTTCAAAAAG GATGGCAGAAGGCCCTTTGAGCTAGTGTATCATGGCCAATTTGATGATTCAAGGCCAAGTAACAATGTGCCTATCACAGGAAG AGACTTGAGCCTAGCAATAGATTGCGTGCTTAGTGGCCAGCCAGTTTCATCCAATCAAAAACCCAG CATTGGATGCAGCATAAAATGGCATCCAGGGGCAAAGCAGTAA
- the LOC107761969 gene encoding uncharacterized protein LOC107761969 isoform X1: MAVIPTVTVTSTGARLLSLPRTLSTAAITASSSLSSLCYLNQGYYPLQRRRILPARKLAIRAARTESKGVSLGFRAPNFELTEPLTGKVWKLDDFEPYPALLVMFICNHCPFVIHLKKDIVKLSNFYMKKGLAVVAISSNSVVTHPQDGPEFMVEDAKLFKYPFPYLYDESQEVAKDFGAVCTPEFFLFKKDGRRPFELVYHGQFDDSRPSNNVPITGRDLSLAIDCVLSGQPVSSNQKPSIGCSIKWHPGAKQ; encoded by the exons ATGGCGGTTATTCCAACGGTCACCGTGACATCAACCGGCGCACGTTTACTATCGCTCCCGCGCACGTTATCCACCGCCGCTATAACTGCTTCTTCTTCTCTGTCCTCGCTCTGCTACTTGAATCAGGGCTATTATCCTCTGCAACGCCGGAGAATTCTGCCGGCGAGGAAGCTAGCGATACGAGCTGCAAGAACAGAGTCCAAAGGCGTCTCTCTTGGTTTCAGAGCTCCCAATTTTGAG CTTACGGAGCCGCTCACTGGAAAAGTTTGGAAGCTTGATGATTTTGAGCCATATCCTGCATTGCTG GTTATGTTCATCTGCAACCATTGTCCATTTGTCATACAtttgaagaaggatattgttaaactttcaaatttctacatGAAG AAAGGGCTTGCGGTGGTAGCAATATCTTCAAACTCTGTAGTTACACATCCACAG GATGGACCTGAATTCATGGTAGAAGACGCTAAGCTCTTCAAATATCCTTTCCCTTATCTTTATGATGAG TCACAAGAAGTTGCAAAAGACTTTGGGGCTGTTTGTACACCAGAATTTTTCCTGTTCAAAAAG GATGGCAGAAGGCCCTTTGAGCTAGTGTATCATGGCCAATTTGATGATTCAAGGCCAAGTAACAATGTGCCTATCACAGGAAG AGACTTGAGCCTAGCAATAGATTGCGTGCTTAGTGGCCAGCCAGTTTCATCCAATCAAAAACCCAG CATTGGATGCAGCATAAAATGGCATCCAGGGGCAAAGCAGTAA